From the Papaver somniferum cultivar HN1 chromosome 2, ASM357369v1, whole genome shotgun sequence genome, the window AAGGTCGAAATTAGTAGAGAGTCTCTATTGAAAATCTGGCTAGTGATTACCGGTAATGGTGGATCAATAGGGACTTGACGTGGTTGTCTTCCGCGACGATATATGCACCATCCGACGACAAAGATGTTATATATTGCAAGAATAATTGCTGTGGAACCTATCACGACTAAACCGTAATAGAAAGGAGATAAGTTAGTTCTTGGCATCtccggaggaggtggtggttgcTGTAGGGATCCCATGGAAGGACAGACTAGCTATTCCTGTTAATCACATAGAAAAAGATTACGAAGAGTACGAGGCGCTTAAATAAGATTAGTGTAGGTATCAAGATGAATGGAACCTTTGCTACAGGTTAATTAGGAATACTAATTTATTCCAATCAGTGTAGCTTTTACGCAATCGGCAATAGGTTTGTCAATCAACTTATTCTAATCAATTATCAGAAGTTAAGATTAACATACTAAAGGGCAAGTCTAGAGTGTGAATCAATTGTACAGAAAAAATTCACTTTGCATTTGTCCTTGACATAAATATAACAGTGGTAACGGAATTGAGGAAGAAAATCTAATACCATCAAAATAATGCATATTCTATAAGCTATTAAGCTtaaaatttttttgtgaaaattcaaATCAGAACTAGTACCAATAGGGCAGCAGCAGTCAataaaaaagcaagaaaataaaatagCCGAACTTGCAGTAATCAATTAGCAGGTTTTGCTGGCAGCAACTTATTTTGGTGAACCATTGTTGTTGGTGACGGCTTAATAGTGAATGGAAAGACTccataagttgatgatgaatgtTGCTTCAGTACTTCCTTTTCCTTTGTAACAACATTGTAAGCGTATGGACTAGCCTTATCAGAATCAGTTAAAGGCTTAGCCTTATCAGAATCAGTGATACTAATCTCGTGTACCAAATTCCACTTCTTTCCATCTTCAAGTACCCAAACAAAAATATTATTACCATAGCGGTGGCTATAGCAGACTGAACCTTCAGACTCCTCAAGACAATAATGCTTATCGTCATGTGTTCCACTCTTCGTTGGCAGATTAGACATTCATTGCGGCCTCCACAGCTTCTCTTGAAGTTGGTGTTTAGATCGTAAACTACTTGTCTTGTTTTATATCCTTCAACCCAGTACAGGTCTCCACTGTTACAAACTACACTACTTTTGAAAGGGTATGGCTCTAATAATCTCTTCAGGGCATGACATTTTATGCACATTGTAGATACAGAAAATATACTCGCCACATGGAACGAGATGGTCCGAATAAGAGAAGGGAATCTTACCAAAAGATCCCTGTAATCCTCCCGAGAATGTctgtcagtgacttgtcaaatcagttGTCAGAGTTAATTTCATTATTATCGGATCTGCGAAATTCATAGAATCACCCGAAGCAGATAGACTTGAATACGAAGGAACACGGCAAAGTTAAACAGTAAGCGAAAAAGATTGGAGACACGAAGGATTAGTTGGAGTATCAAGCAAGATATCATCCGCGAAATTGAATAGGCGAAATAAGGTTACTTGGACGAGAAGATATCTGACGAAGTATATAGATTGCTGAGCAAGAAATGAGACAGATGTCCCGACAAAGTACCGGGGTTATCGGCGAAAAGAAGgggaaaaattatgaaaaatggcTTGGGTGAAGTAAAAAGCAAGTTCACTTGAAATGTGTGAGCACCGGCCAAGTAAAATGAGTTGTCTTCCACTAATTAgcttgcctataaatagagacctttggTCATTGTAAGAGGGGTTAGATTTTTGGTATCTGGGGAGGGATTGTCTAGAGCGGAGATATTAGGGTTTACTTGAGATCTCAAACTTGTATAATCATCATAAgttattaataaataaaatattttgtttatgcTTTGTTCTTGAGATTTCTTAGATCTTATTCATTCTCTTATTTGGGTGTaatactggatttccagtagttacatttttGATGTCTTAGATCTTATTCATTCTCTTATTTGGGTGTACTACTGAATTTCTAGTAGTTACATcttggcgtccagaaacagggacTTAAATTGAggattcatcctcatctaagaATTTGCGGAAAAAATTGAAGTTGCTTTTAAGTTATCGTTATTTAAAAATTTCCAGCGAGTTGTTTTGATGAGATATGATTTCATAAACCTTAGACGATTTGTTTACGATTGAAATCTGAGGAGTAAGGTAATCTTCGAGcgctggtttgaaagatttgttaAGATCTATAGGGAAAATCTATCTTGAAGTTTTTAGCCAGGATTAACTGTTCTTCATTGATCAAAGAAACATTGACGAGTCGAGAGGTGAGGGCTGATTTGAAGACATTGAGCCAAGGTTGGTTAATGGCAAGAGTACCGGATCGGGAAAAGCACGTAATAGCGGCAATAAGGAGCAAACGTTTGGAGGTAAAAATAGGAGGAAGGATGGAAAGAGGAGAAATGTCAGTGGCAGGAGAAAGGCCTGACGTGAACCGGTAGCAGGACGGTGATACTGGCGAAAACAACTTTAGTGAGGGATCTATCCACTCCTAAGACACCTAAACTGATGCAGGAGAAGAGCCAACTCACGAGGAAATGGAAGAGAGTATCGACGAAGAAAACATAACGTTGGAGCAGCTGAGAGAGACAGTACGACAAGAAAGAGAACGAGAAAGAGATCTAGTGGAACATCGCACTAGGTTAGCAAGACAAAATGCCATGCTGACGCTACAAAATCGTCAACTTAATGAAGAGAGGGCAATTAATCATTCGCGAGGACGAGATACAGACTCAGAGGTAAGAGCGATTTCCTCGGGAAGAAGGAACTTATATCAAAGGGACGATGCATACGAAGATGGCGAAAATGAAGAAAGAATAGGTGAGGAACGAAGAAGGAGGCGACGAAGATAGAGTAGCGAAGAAAGGAATTTAAGAAGAGCATTAGAACAAACGAGATGGGAGGATCAGAGGCGAAGatacgaagaagaaagaaggcaCGAAAAAGAAAGACGATACGAAGAAGAGAGAAGACgagaataagaaagaagactcGAAGGAGAAAGAGGGCGTGACGAAGTAAGGAGGCGCATTCATGGAGGAAATTGGGAAGGCTTGAATCAGGAAGTTTTGAACGAGTTGCGAGATATGAGGGCACTAATAAACAATTCACGAAGAGGAGGAAGAGTGCAACTCATAGAGGTGATAGAAGAAGCTGACAAATATCTATTCACTTATGAAATCTTGCATGCGAATATTCCCGAAAAATGTATGTTACCGACCTTTGAAAGCATATTCAGCGGATCAGAAAGCGTCGTACAACATTTAAAGCAACATACCCTCTCCTTAATACAATGGGGACGAAATGATGCAGTCCTGTGCAAATATTTTCCAGCGAGCTTGACTGGAGAAGCATTGGCTTGGTTTGATGGATTGCCAGAGAGATATATTTCATCGTTTAAAGACCTACATAGAATATTTCTAACAACGTATATAAGCAATAACATGCTGAGGTCAGGGATGGAAACCTTGTTCAACTTGAGACGAAGACCTCGAGAGAGCTTACGAGGACTTGTGACGAGATGGAGGACTGTATGTAGTGAACTCACGGGAAGGGTTGACGAGAAGAATTTTATCCTAGCCTTTGTGAACGCCTTGATCCCGAATGACCTGCTGTACAACCAAATATTCATAATTCCAAATTCCTTAACAGTGAATGAATTAAGGGAGTACCAGGAGGAATACATAGTCCTGGATGAGAAGCATAGGAAAATTAACTAAGTCACGCCAGCCCCGCCAAAGGAAGGAAACTCTCGTCTCTTACCACGAATGGTACATATACTGTAGAAGACAATCCAAAGTATGAGACAGGAGAACCCTCAAATGTAATTCCTGCAAAACTGGTAGCAGTGTCAAGCGGAGATCAAGAATGGATTGATCAAAATCCAAGATATGAAGAACCAACATGAAGGAATTATGAGCCGCGAGGTAATAACGCGGCGTATCAACAAAGAAACAACCAGGGATTAAGGTATGGAGAGCGAAGGAAAAATGCACCGGAGTTTGAGGATGTAAAGCTTCCTAGACTAAATACAACTGTGGAGAATGTATGGGAGGCGATAGTATTAACAGAAGAAATTCCTCCACCACCAAATCTAGGAAGGGAGCCACCCCCAGGAAACAGGAGTCACGAGTTCCGCAGATATCATAGCTTTCACGAACATCATAAGAATGATTGCAGAAACATTCGAAGAATTATACTTCGCTTGATAGATCACAGAAACCTCGCACACTTCTTGGAGAATCaagcaccaccaccactacctctACCTCGTGAAAATAATCAGAATCAATCACATGTGTACCGAATTGAAATAGACAGAGGAGCACAGAGGTTAAATTTTAATTCAATAATATACTCGGCTAAGAACATCCAGGATTTTCATGATAACATCCTTAAGAGAGTGCATAAGAGAGACTTTGATGGGAACGAAATATTCAGTGTCGCAAAGAAGGAACCCTTAGAGGAATACAGATCCGTTGGTTATAACCTTAAACTTTGGTAAGACTCAAGATGGGAGGATGACCCTATCAAGGATAAAAAGATTTGGGCGATAGATAGGATGTTAGTAGATACGAGAAGCTCAGTTGATATACTCTTTTATCACGCGTTTAGGACTATGGGATACAAAGACTCCGACCTTGTTCCCTCAACATACAACATGTATGGGTTTAACGGAGTCGCGTCAAGACCAAAGGGTGTATTAGTCGTGAAAATCTCGCAGGAGAATTGGAGACAAAAGTCATAGTCTGTGTGGTAGATGTGGACTCACCTTATAATGCCCTTATTGGAAGACCGTGGATACACGGGATAAAAGGAGTTGCATCGACCTTTCATCAGGCAATATAGTTCCCAATGTCAAGTGGGATAGGCGAGATCAAAGGAGACCAAAAGGATGCGCGAGATTGTAATGAGAAGGATGTTCATAACTACGAAGAGAAGCTAAAAACAAATATGGAGCAAAAGAAGAGTGTGTCGGAAGCAAATAAAGGAGAAAGAATGATGGTGTTCAAGATTGGAACAAATGAAGAAGGGATTATGTCACCTAAGAACCCATGAAGAAGGGGTAAATCCCTAATTATCCATGGGGAGAAACACGAAATAAATCCAGAAAAGGATGGCTTCGGCGAGATAAAACAAGATGAAAAGATGACAACgaacaaagaaacaaataaagAAGAAACATCGATAGCAAAAAAAGGGTAAATCTCACTAgagaaacaaaagataaactctaATAAGAATAAAAAGAGATCAATTCAAGAAACAGAAAATAACGTTGAAGATAGCGAAGCACGAGATCAAagaaataaagagagagataCTTTCAAAGAACAGATAGATTGAAAGATTAAGGGAGGAACTCTACCAAGAAAGGCGAAGGAAGGAAAACTTGATAATGGAATGaacaaaaattgaaagacaaaatgaaGAACTTATAATCAAGAACAACCGTCTCAAAAGGAAGCAAATTAAGTATGACACCAAGAGAGGAGGAAATACCTCGGACAAAGAACCAGCGCCTATTGAAATGAGAAGACGAGGAGATCGAAATAAGGGGAAAGACTTGCGAAGATTCATAGAAGCACGTAGGAGGGAATTTAGAGAAAGGGAATATCGGACCCAACAATCGATGACAACCAGCAAAAAGGGAGCGATAAGCAATGTCATGGCGAGGAGAAGAACAGAGCCATGGGAGCAAAGCGAGATGGTGAATATATATGCACGAAGTGAGCCCTGCAAACCTGAGATCGCGACATTATTTTCTTTAAAACAAATGGACAATGAAATCCTACGAAGCATATTAACGAGGTGGAATGGGATTTGCCGCGAACTCAAAGGAAGATTGTCGGAAGAAGATTTAGTACGATCTTTCATCTATGCTTTATCAACTAAGAACCCCTTATTCCTAAGATTATTCAGGATCAGGAAAGAGGTGCAGATGAAGGAATTAAGAGAGTATCATCATGACTATATTTGCGAAGAGGAAGAAAACTGTTGTTCAAAATAAAGGTTACTCAAGAAAAGACAAGGAATGGTTCAAGAGGAAATCAGGCAAAGTTATCTATAAGCGATGTATTGTGTTAGGAAAATTGAGATTAATAACATTTGAATGTTCAATAAACAGATCAATTACTtgataaaataaattttgatactTTCACAAGGTGAATCAAAGCAAACCAAGACCTAAACAACAGACGAATAAGACCCTATATTAGGAGGCTGATAAGATGCACGAAATAAAATGGTTTCCAGGGAAACCTTAAAACCTTCGCTAGGAAGGTTGAGAATCCAcgacatgcaccctagttcgcgcGAAAGTGTAATAGGAAACGATAAATCCTAACGCACGTCGTGAACAACTCTCGGAGATATAAGCTAGGGGCAATGATAATACCTATCCTCCGAGGGTTCCCCTTTTTggtgatggccttcggtaaggggtgcaAAAATATGACCAGGGcaccgacgtattcggttgagctgcgggtgcctggaacgtctggagcgttaccaATCATGACCGTGTGGCAAGTCCTGGCTACGATGCACTCGGtcccaaagaaaccccacctagggtgtgacttcgtaaccatgagccatatcggcgaagggataagaagtcacgaaaacaactgactaTTGTAATAACCCGATGGGAAGAgatcaacatgcatgttagggttaacttccttgaaggggaaatcagaaGGAGTATAAAGGGACgacaccctccagattagggagctgtGTGACTAAACAAAGACGGCAATATCATGGGGCTATTACTCACGGAAGTTGATGGATCGTTATTCGTAAGAATAACGAGCGCCTGATACCTCATCGAATTAAGACCCTTAAAGACAGGGcgaggcacaataagaccttaattaggaggcgcaataagacctcgtATAGCCATATACAAGTAGAAGACAAGGACACGGTAAGTCCTACTCAACCGGCTGGTAAGACCAAAATCTAATACAAGTAGAAGACAATAAAACCGTACCCGAAACAATTCATAACCCAAAATATAAGAAACATAAGGGGCAAACTAGAGGAAAATATGAAACAGATGTCAAAGCAAAATCATCATataaagaaaaaagatgaaaagaaaaatgagacCGCCATAATACCCTATATCGCAAGATAAGGACGATAGCTGCGAAGAATCACGAGCATCCTACGAAATGGACGACAAAGTGATTTAATCGGTATCAGACTAAGGAAACGAAAATAAGAAAAGGTCAAAGACTGGATATATTCTGTGAAATGAATAAATCCACATCAGATCAAGAGGCAGCATGCAAAACGCAAAGCGCTAATAGAGCTCAGAATTGAATGCAAAACAAAGGCAATGAATTAAAAGAAGACGGACGTGGATATGCTACGGAATGCTTCATAAGAATAAGaggtaaatatatatttttatatttggTATTCTTCTAAGCATTACCTTCGCaaatttttcattccttaaagAAAAAGGTGGAGTCAAATATTCGACAAAGGCGAAAATTCTTAAGCAAGAACCGAGTTACAACTGGTAAAGTAGCCAGACTAATATCGAAAGAACTAAGGCAACAAAGTGCCTAGCAAAGACATAACGAAGAGGCTAAAAGGTTGCTTCtgaatttcacaaaaaaaataagaggcaagtatataatTCTATATTTTGTATTCTTTTGTGCACTTCCTTCGTAAGTATATACTTGGCAAGGAGAATAAAAACAAGCGTAAAACTTATGGAAAATTGGCAAGCATGTGTCAAATTATAATTATACCCAAGAAAATGCGAAATATATTAAAAGGAATATCCAAAATATTCTGCCCTCCAAACTTGGGAGCGCCCAGTTCAAATAAAAGTCATCAGGAGAAGCGAAATAATATAGACCTACAAGAACAAAGGCAGAGAAACGAGGATTGTTGCCGAATAGGAACACCTCCAGTAACCTCTATCTCGGGAATACCATCACCAACTTCGCAAGTTCCTGCACCAGCACCAGCCTCGATGTCATTTACCTGAGATTGAAAAAGAGGATTGGAGGCCTGACCAGCGAAGTTTGCTGGAACAGAAGCATCTTTAGAAGCATCACCTTCTACCCTTTCTGCTTCATCATTTCTGTCAGAACCATCGTCCTCGTCATCATTCTCCTTATCTGATAAAGTCTTCTCGTCATCTTACTGTTCATCATCAGAAAATATTTCAAGATCAAGAGGTTCACGAGGAATGCCGCGAATATCGCAAAACTCTTTGAAAAGTTTGACCATATGGTCCTGGGTATTCTTGCGAGACATTTTCGCAACCTTAGCAGCATCCTTATCCATCTCGTCCAAATCCGCATTCAATCCTTCAACATCCGCTTTAAGTTGAGAAACTTCATTACGAGGACCATCCCTTTCACGAGACACGTGAAGGATCTGATTCTTACAGTGTTCCTCAGACTCTGCGAATACGAGAAAAGAGGGATTAGAAATCCGAGAAAGTCAACACAACCAAAGTTATCTACAAAGCCTTAAACTACCTTCCATTTGAAAGATAGTGGAATTCAAAGTCTGCTGAACATCGGAGTTCAGATGATCAAGCCTGGAGACTTCAAGGTTTGCAGCTTCAAGTTGTAGACAAAGTTCATGATATGAATTGTCCCAACCTTTACCATGATCGGATTTCGAAACATCTTTGTCAGGTTGAATAACAAGCGACCCCTTATTCTTGCGAACATTGGCACGGTTAACATGAGTGGAGGGTTTAACAGACTTTTAGCGCTGAGGGTTTTCTGAATGGGCAAGAAGaaactctatttttctctttaaacATTGAATCTCTTCTTTTAGACCAACCACTTAGCCACGGGATTTGTGAAGTTTACTCTCAGACTTGTCCTTCATATTAATTATTCGTCCTTTATCTTCTTCAAGACGTTTATTCAAGCTTAAAGACGTAGAATGGAGATTCCTTGAAGTTGTAAGGGAATTGTTGACCCGTTGAAGCTCGATATtaagattttgattttcaatACGAAGATAATGGTTCAATTCTTCATTACCTGCACAATCGATGGACAGGCGATCCATTTGTGAGAAAAGAGTTTCAACCTTctcattaagaattgcgttttcgGTCACATAACTGTCATTCTGGGTTGAAAGGTTCAGATTCTCGGCACGAACATCTTCGAGCAAGGCAGACGCTTCGAAAGCATCCATTTGACGTTTCATGCATCGAGCTTGATGAAAAATGGAATAAGAAAATAACTGAAACAGAAGCAAAGGCAAGGGCTAAATCTACGAGGAAAAGGGCTTACTTCGCAATTTTTCATTCTTCTTGTCTTGTTTGCTACCATACTCCTTTTCTTCGTTAATCTCTCGAATCAACTTCTTAATAAGAGCATGAGCTGTATCCAACCTCTCCCAAGATAGTCTGGTCTCCACGAGATTAGCCATATGACGGT encodes:
- the LOC113350959 gene encoding uncharacterized protein LOC113350959 codes for the protein MKFLQDIYYIARDNPVIGSAALESLDSFSSEDFLCEDPSFLENASLNLTLQQHAPLMGLEVNRHMANLVETRLSWERLDTAHALIKKLIREINEEKEYGSKQDKKNEKLRSNEELNHYLRIENQNLNIELQRVNNSLTTSRNLHSTSLSLNKRLEEDKGRIINMKDKSESKLHKSRG